The Populus alba chromosome 6, ASM523922v2, whole genome shotgun sequence genome contains a region encoding:
- the LOC118053139 gene encoding pyrroline-5-carboxylate reductase-like, whose amino-acid sequence MCLGGAATEEDGELVAKLFGSVGKIWRADEKLFDAIVGLSGSGPAYIYLAIEALADGGVAAGLPRELAMGLASQTVLGAASMASKTGKHPGQLKDDVASPGGTTIAGIHELEKGGFRGTLMNAVAAAAKRSRELSQS is encoded by the exons ATGTGCTTGGGTGGAGCTGCAACTGAAGAAGATGGAGAACTGGTAGCTAAATTGTTTGGATCGGTTGGCAAGATATGGAGAGCTGACGAGAAATTATTTGATGCAATTGTTGGCCTAAG TGGAAGTGGCCCAGCTTACATATACCTAGCAATTGAAGCTTTGGCTGATGGAGGAGTGGCTGCAGGTCTACCACGAGAACTTGCAATGGGCCTAGCCTCTCAAACT GTTCTAGGGGCAGCATCTATGGCCTCTAAAACTGGGAAGCATCCTGGTCAACTTAAAGATGACGTTGCTTCACCTGGGGGCACAACCATTGCTGGTATTCATGAATTGGAGAAGGGTGGATTTCGTGGAACACTAATGaatgctgttgctgctgctgcaaaGCGCAGCCGAGAACTTTCCCAGAGCTAA